The genome window ACAGCGTTAATGAAACAGTACCAGATGAATCTTGGACCCTGATAGGTATCTTGAAactattatattaaaattaagaaCAAATGAAATTGTTAATATTAGATCATACCAAAGTAATTTCAGTTTAAAATTGTATAAAGAGATAACAAAATTTTCAAACCGCGGAATTGCATAAATGTCCACTCCTTGACATTCGTTGTTGGTGCAAACCAAACCCTTTGTTTCACCAGCATCACATGAACCGTCATCACCCTCTTTGGTTACAAATCTATCCTCGACACGTGATTTGCAGTGGTTACAACCATTGTAATACCAAAGCTTATCCGTACATATGGCCGTGACTGTGCCAATAACCAACACCTtctttttctaataaaaataattaacaaTATTAATCTTAAAATGAAAGTATAATACATACCAATATATAAAATAAGAattgcaaaataaaaaaaaaatatacctcTAATACTGTTCCAAGTAAACCAATGAGCATGAAATCTCCTTTATTGAGGAACTCATCTTCCACCGTTGAAATAAGATAAGAACCACCATTGTCATTCGATGAGGAAGAAGATGAAACTTTGGCAACATACCTATACATAATTATAAGTTAATGAATAAAATTATAACTTAAACTAAATTAATATTGTTAGATTATTATTTCGGTATTACTACATATACCTCTCTCTGAAAGAAGAAATTTCTTCAATGTCAGCTTTATCAATAAAAAGCCTACTTAGATCAAAACTGTTGGCCACTCCACGCTTTCCTGAAATGAAAAAAGAACAAACAATTAAATCAATATTTACTgcataaaacatataaaatatatGTAAATATAATGCTAACTTATAACatactaaaaaaataataaattatgaGATGAAGATTTGAAATGTACCCTTGTAAAGATTTACTGTACCAAAGTGGCAAATGATAACAACATATTTCTCGCGTTTTTTGTCATTCATGTAATTAAACATGTCGACAGCAAAAGAATCCCACAACGTAACAGGACATTTTTGACCTCTAAAAATaacataaaattaaataaatgaacCAAAAACAATTTAATACGAAGATAAAATTGTAAATCTTGTCTACTAAATCAAATACTAACTCAAGGTCTTCAATTTTCAGATTCAGTCTTTTTCCTTTGCTGCCATCTTTCTTTGTTGTGTCTTCAATGTTGAAACACACTTCCACAATCCAATGAAATCTAGACAACAAAATAAGTGGTTAAACAAACTTAATATATATCACAAACAAACTAAAAGAGGATGTAAGACACATACCAATAGCAGTATTAACTTCTACTttattctgaacaacatcttttAGATTGACAAAATTAAATTTGTATTTCGGACCACACCAGTCAACTACTTTCTCAACAGAAGTGTAAAAATACAAAGATATTTTTTCATTCTTGTTGACCACTTTAGAAGATGACTTATTAGCAGCAAGAGAAGGTTTAGTAATCTGAATACATTCATCAAGCTGTAGGAACTCTTCGAATCTTTCTAACAACTTATGAAGGCAGCTAGCTTGTATCATATTGCCCTAAAAATTGAAACGACAAAATTAGATATATACATTTcatataaaattagattttctAGATTTAACCGAACAAAATTAGTAGAATAAAAACGGTACCATTTCATCCATAAAGATCATATCCAGCCGATATGTTTCATTCTTATTCTGATTCATCATTTTCCTTGATGTGCTAACGATCTTCACTCTAATGGAATAGTTATTTGAATAACTATTTAAATCATTAAGCATAGTAACCTTTGCAACCTCCATTTCACAGCTGAAATATAAACATTAAAGAGTAAGTGCAAATAGAATTAGCATTATCAATaatgtaaagttaaaaaaaaactctACACTTGGAATTTAATTTACCGAAACCAGGTTGAGAGCTAAGATTGAATGAAATGAGAAAAGTGATTTGCAATTGTTGACATAAATCGATTTATATAGTATGCCAATGATTAATGCAAATTTAGAAACGTTATTCATATTAAAGGAAGGTTTCATAttcaaaataattaaaaaaataaaataattttattaccttgataaaaaaaaataacagtTGTATATAGGTTTAGTTTGTATATGAAATCTATTGTTACTATTGTTATTGTTATGTTATTATTAGAAACTGATAAATTAATAGAAACGTTTAGCTAATTTATCGAAATTGCATTTAAAGGTTTCTATCTATGAATGTAATGATTATAAATAGTGCTAAATATCTAACGAATTTTAAATTGAAAATTTATTTTTAGAAGTATATTGAATCGCTAATACAACCTTCATTATTATTCAGTTATTATAAAATTTGTAAACGGTATCCATATTAAAGGAAGATTTCGTATTGGaagtaaaaaaataatatatttttattaccGTGATAGACAAAATAACAGTTGTAGTTAGAGTGATTATGAAATCTAATGTTAATTTTAGAAAAGGATAAATTAAAACAAATCAGTAcgtaatttttaaaattatatttttaaaagtaTTTTGAATCGTAGTAATGGATGGAGCATTATTAGGCAGGTTTTAATTCTTTAAATTTGATGATTAGTCAACGTTATGTCGaaaaattaaaacacacacaTTGTGCATAAAAATGTGTGACGTTATATTATATCTTCAAATCATCAGCCAAAACTTAATAACCAAACATGTTGTTCAAAATCATAGATAGGCAAAAGGTTTATATATCAAAAAAACTGTTCAAAACAAACCATCCAAACATGTTCGAACAACAAACTAAAAAGATACTAAAACATGAAATATTGTTCCAAAAGAGTGGATAGTAAAACAATAAAACGAACTACTTCGAAACTTTCTTCAAAATCAACTTATCTTCATCAGGAGAGTATACAAAAGTGCATCTATGAGGTGCATTGATCCCATTAGGCTTTGTGAACTTGGTACGCCATGCATTCGCAACATATCTGAATCCTCCACCATGTACCTCTGGTCGAAAAGTAATAACAGTATCAACGCCAGCCAGATTTTGAACTGTCATCTTCCCAGATACATCAACACGAGCTAGACTTGCAACTTTGCTATTCAGTCGCtacaaaaaaaattagaaaaaaaaattaaaatacaaaaaataaataaatttaagaACAATAATCACCAAAcaattattacaaaatatatagtTAATAAAACTTACGAAATGACGTGGATGATACTCCCATTCAAATTCTAAAGGCTGATAATCGGGGTCCTTTTTgtcatcatcagattcagagGTAGAAtcttcaaagtcatcatcatcgAAATCATCATCAACCGATAAATCACTGTCAGAACTACCACCAACGGATTCATCAGCATCAGATGGCTCAATTAAAACATCTACCTCCGGATCAAGTTCAGATTTTATATCATCATCACGATGAAAATCATCAACATTGTTTACCAACGGAGTTGAAGATGGAAATCCAGGATCAGAATTAAACTTTAAAGCAAGCCTAGGGATAACAACCTC of Helianthus annuus cultivar XRQ/B chromosome 1, HanXRQr2.0-SUNRISE, whole genome shotgun sequence contains these proteins:
- the LOC110870463 gene encoding uncharacterized protein LOC110870463, with the protein product MYRYVAKVSSSSSSNDNGGSYLISTVEDEFLNKGDFMLIGLLGTVLEKKKVLVIGTVTAICTDKLWYYNGCNHCKSRVEDRFVTKEGDDGSCDAGETKGLVCTNNECQGVDIYAIPRFKIPIRVQDSSGTVSLTLFDYEAFKIFKKSAKDLLAVQDQVVNSGEIPNPYPELFDTLVGKKYAFVINISDYNIEYQVENYGIAMATNDDDIIAALYSKFNINQHEQSESYGVPLSANLSNACEVTKDMLHSPVTMLRLSPM
- the LOC118481206 gene encoding uncharacterized protein LOC118481206 yields the protein MEVAKVTMLNDLNSYSNNYSIRVKIVSTSRKMMNQNKNETYRLDMIFMDEMGNMIQASCLHKLLERFEEFLQLDECIQITKPSLAANKSSSKVVNKNEKISLYFYTSVEKVVDWCGPKYKFNFVNLKDVVQNKVEVNTAIGMCLTSSFSLFVIYIKFV